One Mycolicibacter sp. MU0083 DNA window includes the following coding sequences:
- a CDS encoding PPE family protein, whose protein sequence is MDYGALPPEINSARMYAGAGAGSLLASATAWHEVAAELNSAAAAYGSVVEGLISGAWTGTSAVTMAAAAGPYITWLAATGAQAEHAAAQLTAAVTAYETAHAATVPPPLITANRTLQESLIATNILGQNTAAIAATEAEYLEMWAQDAAAMYGYAASSAAATRVNPFAIPPQTTDPSRQTGQSGAVARSAAATLGTDTETLMSQGPQLLTDTPAALQTLAAPTQEASTGSSMSMSSLNSIMMPMRMAMMPMSMLMRMLMTGTNGAKGAAAAGGAAAGMLTTAGGASNTVTLTGLTTAPAATAGLGRAASIGAMSVPPAWTGMGVATGQGAAGLSSAGGFAAPAGGAGHPGMVPPMVPFGGLGSRGGASAGAARYDFRPTVIPRSPAAG, encoded by the coding sequence ATGGACTACGGAGCCCTGCCGCCGGAGATCAACTCGGCGCGGATGTACGCCGGTGCCGGCGCCGGCTCACTCCTGGCCTCGGCAACGGCCTGGCACGAGGTCGCCGCGGAGCTGAACTCCGCCGCGGCCGCCTACGGTTCGGTGGTCGAAGGCCTGATCAGCGGCGCGTGGACCGGGACCTCCGCGGTGACGATGGCGGCCGCCGCCGGCCCCTACATCACCTGGCTGGCCGCGACCGGTGCGCAGGCGGAACACGCCGCCGCACAGCTGACCGCCGCGGTCACCGCATACGAGACCGCGCACGCCGCCACGGTTCCGCCGCCGTTGATCACCGCCAACCGCACTCTGCAGGAAAGCCTGATCGCCACCAACATCCTGGGGCAGAACACCGCGGCGATCGCGGCCACCGAAGCCGAATACCTGGAGATGTGGGCGCAGGACGCCGCCGCCATGTACGGCTACGCCGCGTCGTCGGCGGCGGCCACCCGGGTCAACCCCTTCGCCATCCCGCCGCAGACCACCGATCCGTCCCGGCAGACCGGCCAGTCGGGTGCGGTTGCCCGGTCGGCGGCAGCCACCCTCGGCACCGACACCGAGACGCTGATGTCCCAAGGACCGCAACTGCTCACCGATACCCCCGCCGCGCTGCAGACCCTGGCCGCGCCCACCCAGGAGGCGTCCACCGGAAGTTCCATGTCGATGTCGAGCCTGAACTCGATCATGATGCCGATGCGCATGGCGATGATGCCGATGAGCATGCTCATGCGGATGCTGATGACCGGCACCAACGGGGCGAAGGGGGCCGCGGCGGCCGGTGGTGCCGCCGCGGGCATGCTCACCACCGCCGGTGGCGCGTCCAACACCGTGACGTTGACCGGACTCACCACCGCTCCGGCGGCGACGGCCGGTCTGGGCCGCGCCGCGTCGATCGGTGCGATGTCCGTGCCCCCGGCCTGGACCGGGATGGGAGTGGCGACCGGTCAGGGGGCCGCGGGGTTGTCGTCGGCCGGTGGGTTCGCCGCCCCCGCAGGCGGGGCCGGCCATCCGGGGATGGTGCCGCCGATGGTCCCGTTCGGCGGTCTGGGGTCGCGGGGCGGCGCCAGTGCCGGCGCCGCCCGCTACGACTTCCGGCCTACCGTGATTCCGCGTTCGCCGGCGGCGGGATAG
- a CDS encoding Rv0518 family GDSL lipase → MSRFAVSLVAVAVTAAAGTGYLCRDRESTRHYDTVPLSSSPNRIAVIGDSYTSGYENTGRGAANWTERAWQTLAGRGVYVSADVAAEGGAGYGVRGNRGDLFGDLTSRAVQPDDALVVFFGSRNDQDVDPGQLSRLVADTLGLARRTTPGARILVIGPPWPTADVPANVWRIRDVLSAEARVVGADFIDPLAERWFVGRPDLIGPDGVHPTDSGHAYMAEKIVPLIAGQLPKRT, encoded by the coding sequence GTGAGTAGGTTTGCCGTGTCGTTGGTGGCCGTGGCCGTCACTGCAGCGGCGGGGACCGGGTACTTGTGCCGCGACCGGGAATCGACGCGCCACTACGACACGGTGCCGTTGAGTTCCTCACCGAATCGGATCGCGGTGATCGGTGACTCCTACACCTCCGGGTACGAGAACACCGGCCGTGGCGCGGCGAACTGGACCGAGCGCGCGTGGCAGACCTTGGCCGGACGCGGGGTCTACGTCAGCGCCGACGTCGCGGCCGAGGGCGGCGCCGGGTACGGCGTGCGTGGTAATCGTGGCGACCTGTTCGGCGACCTGACCTCGCGCGCCGTGCAACCCGATGACGCACTGGTGGTGTTCTTCGGGTCCCGTAACGACCAAGACGTCGACCCCGGCCAGCTGAGCAGACTGGTCGCCGACACCTTGGGATTGGCCCGCCGGACCACCCCCGGGGCGCGGATCCTGGTGATCGGGCCGCCCTGGCCCACCGCCGACGTACCGGCCAATGTGTGGCGGATCCGCGATGTGCTCAGCGCCGAGGCCCGCGTCGTCGGCGCAGATTTCATCGATCCGCTCGCCGAGCGTTGGTTCGTCGGCCGGCCGGATCTGATCGGTCCGGACGGCGTGCACCCCACCGATTCCGGGCACGCCTATATGGCAGAGAAGATCGTGCCGCTGATCGCGGGACAGTTGCCCAAGCGGACCTGA
- a CDS encoding HD domain-containing protein: MTSSIETIADIAIPDTALTREITEFIRDREDDLLFNHSRRVFLFGALQGRLRGLQPDPELLYAGAMFHDLGLTEPYRTSTVRFEVDGAGAARDFLSQRGIEKAHADKVWLAIALHTTPGIPEFLDPEIALVTAGVETDVLGIGLDDLASEEISAVTAVHPRPNFKKCILAAFNDGMKHRPHSTFGTMNDDVLAHFDPAFVRADFADLILGNAWPE, from the coding sequence ATGACCAGCTCGATCGAGACTATCGCCGACATCGCGATTCCCGACACGGCGTTGACCCGCGAGATCACCGAGTTCATCCGAGACCGCGAAGACGACCTGTTGTTCAACCATTCCCGGCGGGTGTTCCTGTTCGGTGCCCTGCAAGGCCGACTGCGCGGACTGCAGCCGGATCCGGAACTGCTCTATGCGGGCGCGATGTTCCACGATCTGGGTCTCACGGAGCCCTACCGGACCTCGACCGTGCGTTTCGAAGTGGACGGCGCCGGCGCGGCCCGGGACTTCCTGTCACAGCGCGGCATCGAGAAGGCCCACGCCGACAAGGTGTGGCTCGCGATCGCCTTACACACCACCCCTGGGATCCCGGAATTCCTCGACCCCGAGATCGCCCTGGTCACCGCCGGGGTCGAGACCGACGTACTCGGTATCGGCCTGGATGATCTGGCCTCCGAAGAGATCTCGGCCGTCACCGCTGTTCACCCCCGCCCGAACTTCAAGAAGTGCATTCTGGCCGCGTTCAACGACGGTATGAAACATCGTCCGCACTCCACGTTCGGCACCATGAACGACGACGTTCTTGCGCATTTCGATCCGGCGTTCGTACGTGCCGACTTCGCGGACCTGATCCTCGGCAACGCTTGGCCCGAATAA
- the aceA gene encoding isocitrate lyase ICL2 yields the protein MATTETNPTASAAPVRDVDADIAAIQKYFDSPRFDGITRLYSARQVVEQRGTIPTDYPIAREAATAFYARLRELFAAKKSITTFGPYSPGQAVVMKRIGIEGIYLGGWATSAKGSINEDPGPDLASYPLSQVPDEAAGLVRALLTADRNQQYLRLQMTEEQRAATPAVDYRPFIIADADTGHGGDPHVRNLIRRFVESGVPGYHIEDQRPGTKKCGHQGGKVLVPSDEQIKRLNTARFQLDLMGVPGIIVARTDAEAANLVESRGDERDQPFILGTTNLKIPAYKACFLAMTRQFFNAGVTDINGHLLYALAEGEYAAADAWLERNGITALITEAAAGWRNDGRTSVDSIFDEVESKFVEAWQNDAGLMTFGDAVAEMLDFAEREGEPKEMTAAQWREFAARAPLYTAREKAAELNADPGWDCERAKTPEGYFQVRGGIPYAIAKSLAAAPFADLLWMETKTADLADAREFAEAIHAVYPDQMLAYNLSPSFNWDTTGMTDDEMRAFPAELGKMGFVFNFITYGGHQVDGVASEEFAATLLQDGMLALARLQRKMRLVESPYRTPQTLVGGPRSDAALAASSGRTATTKAMGAGSTQHQHLVQTEVPKKLLEDWLALWAEHYQLGEKLRVQLRPTRPGSDVLELGIYGEGDDKLANVIVDPIKDRHGRSILTVRDQNTFAEKFRQKRLMTLTHLWLVHRFKAAAVHYVTPTQDNLYQTEKMKQQGIFSSVNQEVGEIIVADVNQPRIDELLAPDRVALGKLIGKQD from the coding sequence ATGGCGACAACCGAGACGAATCCGACAGCGAGCGCAGCACCGGTACGTGATGTCGACGCCGACATCGCCGCCATCCAGAAGTACTTCGACAGTCCGCGTTTCGACGGCATCACCCGGCTCTACAGTGCCCGCCAGGTCGTCGAGCAGCGCGGCACCATCCCCACCGACTACCCGATCGCGCGCGAGGCGGCCACCGCGTTCTATGCGCGGTTGCGCGAACTGTTCGCCGCGAAGAAGAGCATCACCACGTTCGGCCCGTATTCGCCCGGCCAAGCGGTGGTGATGAAGCGGATCGGGATCGAGGGTATCTACCTGGGTGGCTGGGCCACCTCCGCGAAGGGCTCCATCAACGAAGACCCGGGCCCGGACCTGGCCAGTTACCCGCTGAGCCAGGTACCCGACGAGGCCGCCGGACTGGTGCGCGCCCTGCTGACCGCCGATCGCAATCAGCAGTACCTGAGACTGCAGATGACCGAGGAGCAGCGCGCCGCCACTCCCGCGGTGGACTACCGGCCGTTCATCATCGCCGATGCCGACACCGGGCACGGCGGTGATCCCCACGTTCGCAACCTGATTCGCAGATTCGTGGAGTCCGGTGTTCCCGGCTACCACATCGAGGACCAGCGCCCCGGCACCAAGAAATGCGGTCACCAGGGCGGCAAGGTGCTGGTGCCCTCCGACGAGCAGATCAAGCGGTTGAACACCGCCCGGTTCCAACTGGACCTGATGGGCGTGCCCGGGATCATCGTGGCGCGTACCGACGCCGAGGCCGCCAACCTGGTCGAGAGCCGCGGCGACGAGCGTGACCAACCGTTCATCTTGGGGACCACCAACCTGAAGATTCCGGCATACAAGGCGTGCTTCCTGGCGATGACCCGCCAGTTCTTCAACGCCGGGGTCACCGATATCAACGGTCACCTGCTCTACGCGCTGGCCGAGGGCGAGTACGCCGCCGCGGACGCCTGGCTGGAGCGCAACGGGATCACAGCGCTGATCACCGAGGCCGCTGCCGGGTGGCGTAACGATGGCCGGACGTCCGTCGACAGCATCTTCGACGAGGTCGAATCGAAGTTCGTCGAGGCGTGGCAGAACGATGCCGGGCTGATGACCTTCGGGGATGCGGTCGCCGAGATGCTGGACTTCGCCGAACGCGAAGGCGAGCCGAAAGAGATGACCGCGGCGCAGTGGCGCGAATTCGCCGCGCGGGCACCGCTGTACACCGCCCGGGAGAAGGCCGCCGAACTCAACGCCGACCCCGGTTGGGACTGCGAACGCGCCAAGACCCCGGAAGGGTACTTCCAGGTGCGCGGCGGCATCCCCTATGCGATCGCCAAGTCGCTGGCCGCCGCACCGTTCGCCGACCTGCTGTGGATGGAGACCAAGACCGCCGATCTGGCCGATGCGCGGGAGTTCGCCGAAGCGATCCATGCGGTGTACCCCGACCAGATGCTGGCCTACAACCTGTCCCCCTCGTTCAACTGGGACACCACCGGTATGACCGACGACGAGATGCGGGCGTTCCCGGCTGAACTCGGCAAGATGGGGTTCGTCTTCAACTTCATCACCTATGGCGGCCATCAGGTCGACGGCGTGGCGTCCGAAGAGTTCGCGGCCACCCTGTTGCAGGACGGCATGCTGGCGCTGGCCCGGTTGCAACGCAAGATGCGGTTGGTCGAATCTCCATACCGCACACCGCAGACCCTGGTCGGCGGCCCGCGCAGCGACGCCGCACTGGCTGCGTCGTCGGGCCGTACCGCCACCACAAAGGCGATGGGTGCCGGCTCCACCCAGCATCAGCACCTGGTACAGACCGAGGTGCCCAAGAAGCTGCTGGAGGACTGGCTGGCGCTGTGGGCCGAGCACTACCAACTCGGCGAGAAGCTGCGGGTGCAGCTGCGGCCGACGCGCCCGGGATCCGATGTGCTGGAGCTGGGCATCTACGGCGAAGGCGACGACAAGCTGGCCAACGTGATCGTGGACCCGATCAAGGACCGACACGGGCGCAGCATCTTGACGGTGCGCGACCAGAACACCTTCGCCGAGAAGTTCCGGCAGAAGCGGCTGATGACGTTGACGCATCTGTGGCTGGTACACCGGTTCAAGGCCGCGGCGGTGCATTACGTCACGCCCACTCAGGACAACCTGTACCAGACCGAGAAGATGAAGCAACAGGGCATTTTCAGCAGCGTCAACCAGGAAGTCGGCGAGATCATCGTCGCGGATGTGAACCAACCCCGCATCGACGAACTGCTGGCACCGGACCGGGTCGCGCTCGGCAAGCTGATCGGGAAACAGGACTGA
- a CDS encoding acyltransferase family protein has product MAVRTSGAHRRKSVVRSGEIKALTGLRIIAAVWVVLFHFRPLLRLASPDLSDALAPVLDRGAQGVDLFFILSGFVLTWNYLERMGESFSARATVHFLWLRLARVWPIYLVTLHLALLWVIFTLHVGHVPTEDLSRFNAISYVRQVLLVQLWFEPFFDGSSWDGPAWSISAEWLAYLLFAVMVLAVYRMMRVTSARGLAALAIIASLPPLLLLLATGQFYTPWSWLPRIVMQFTAGALACAAVRKLELGHGAAQLGDRVRRTAGYASVLLVAAIGGVLYYFDGHPISGLYDSGGLVDVLFVPLVMALAIGTGSLPALLSTRVMVYGGQISFCLYMVHELVHTSWNWAALQFEIGWDEGVPQAKWMVGGLLAAATLLSMLLFHTVEEPGRHWMRRMIGARADSAQVTPADDPLAVDPPVSENPDHPSDDVDDDERASTVPATVR; this is encoded by the coding sequence ATGGCAGTCAGGACCAGCGGAGCCCACCGGCGAAAGAGTGTTGTGCGCAGCGGAGAGATCAAGGCCCTGACCGGGCTTCGCATCATCGCCGCGGTGTGGGTCGTGTTGTTCCACTTCCGGCCACTGCTGCGCCTGGCATCACCCGACCTCAGCGATGCACTCGCGCCGGTGCTGGACCGTGGCGCCCAGGGCGTCGACCTGTTCTTCATCCTCAGTGGCTTCGTGCTGACCTGGAACTACCTGGAACGCATGGGGGAGTCCTTCTCGGCGCGCGCCACCGTGCATTTCCTGTGGTTGCGGCTGGCCCGGGTGTGGCCGATCTACCTGGTCACCCTGCACTTGGCGTTGCTCTGGGTGATCTTCACACTGCACGTCGGGCATGTCCCGACCGAGGATCTGAGCCGGTTCAACGCGATCAGCTACGTACGGCAGGTGCTGTTGGTGCAGTTGTGGTTCGAACCGTTCTTCGACGGATCGAGTTGGGACGGGCCGGCCTGGTCCATCAGTGCCGAATGGCTGGCGTACCTGTTGTTCGCGGTAATGGTGCTGGCCGTCTACCGGATGATGCGGGTCACCTCGGCGCGCGGGCTGGCCGCCCTGGCCATCATCGCCTCATTGCCGCCGCTGCTGTTGTTGCTGGCGACCGGCCAGTTCTACACCCCGTGGAGCTGGTTGCCGCGCATCGTCATGCAGTTCACCGCGGGGGCGCTGGCCTGCGCCGCGGTACGCAAACTGGAACTCGGCCACGGCGCGGCGCAGCTGGGCGACCGGGTCCGCCGTACCGCGGGATACGCCTCCGTATTGCTCGTCGCCGCGATCGGCGGCGTCCTCTACTACTTCGACGGCCACCCCATCTCCGGGCTCTACGACAGCGGCGGCCTGGTCGACGTGCTGTTCGTGCCGCTGGTGATGGCTCTGGCGATCGGCACCGGGAGCCTGCCCGCTCTGCTGTCCACTCGCGTGATGGTCTACGGCGGTCAGATCTCGTTCTGCCTGTATATGGTGCATGAGCTGGTGCATACGTCCTGGAATTGGGCGGCACTGCAATTCGAGATCGGGTGGGACGAGGGGGTACCGCAGGCGAAGTGGATGGTGGGTGGACTGCTGGCGGCGGCAACGCTGTTGTCCATGCTGCTGTTCCACACCGTCGAAGAACCCGGCCGCCACTGGATGCGCCGGATGATCGGCGCCCGGGCGGATTCGGCACAAGTCACCCCGGCGGACGATCCGCTGGCCGTCGACCCGCCGGTATCGGAGAATCCCGATCACCCGAGCGACGACGTCGACGACGACGAGCGAGCATCGACCGTTCCGGCTACTGTGCGCTGA
- a CDS encoding GlxA family transcriptional regulator, translating to MTEPTAYPRVVVIVVFDQVTMLDVAGAAEVFVEANRFGADYRVTIASIDGADVTSSIGARLGVTDRIAAVDHVDTVMVAGSDHLARRPIDPELVDAVRAIAGRSRRTASICTGSFILAQAGLLSGRRATTHWHDARLFARAFPDITVEPDALFIRDGDVFTSAGISSGIDLALALVELDYGSKLVREVARWLVVYLKRAGGQSQFSVLVEADPPPQSVLRNVTDAIVADPAADHSVQSLARRAAVSKRQLTRLFVAELGTTPARYVEAIRIDAARAALDAGHTVTDTAHRAGFGSAETLRRVFTAHFGLSPKAYRDRFRTAAGG from the coding sequence GTGACGGAACCGACGGCGTATCCGCGGGTCGTGGTCATCGTCGTCTTCGACCAGGTCACCATGCTCGACGTGGCCGGTGCCGCCGAGGTGTTCGTGGAAGCCAACAGATTCGGCGCGGACTACCGGGTCACGATCGCCTCGATCGACGGTGCCGACGTGACCTCATCGATCGGAGCCCGGCTGGGCGTCACCGACCGCATCGCGGCCGTCGATCACGTCGACACGGTGATGGTCGCCGGCAGTGACCATCTTGCCCGCCGGCCGATCGATCCGGAGCTGGTCGACGCGGTGCGCGCGATCGCGGGCCGATCCCGCCGCACCGCGTCGATCTGCACGGGGTCGTTCATCCTCGCCCAGGCCGGCCTGCTCAGCGGTAGACGGGCCACCACGCACTGGCACGACGCCCGACTGTTCGCCAGAGCGTTCCCGGACATCACCGTTGAGCCCGACGCACTGTTCATCCGGGACGGGGACGTCTTCACATCGGCCGGGATCTCCTCCGGTATCGACCTGGCGCTGGCCCTTGTCGAGCTCGACTACGGCAGCAAGCTGGTGCGCGAGGTCGCGCGCTGGCTGGTCGTCTACCTCAAGCGCGCCGGCGGCCAATCGCAATTCTCGGTGCTGGTCGAGGCCGACCCGCCGCCGCAATCGGTACTGCGCAACGTCACCGACGCCATCGTGGCCGACCCCGCCGCCGACCACAGCGTGCAGAGTCTTGCCCGGCGGGCCGCGGTGAGCAAGCGCCAACTGACGCGGCTGTTCGTGGCCGAGCTCGGGACCACCCCGGCGCGCTACGTCGAAGCGATCCGCATCGACGCGGCCCGGGCGGCCCTCGACGCCGGCCACACCGTCACCGATACCGCACATCGGGCCGGATTCGGCAGCGCCGAAACGCTGCGGCGGGTGTTCACCGCGCACTTCGGTCTGTCGCCGAAGGCGTACCGGGACCGCTTCCGCACCGCTGCGGGCGGTTGA
- a CDS encoding fatty acyl-AMP ligase — translation MEQSQPPTARQGLVQIEECLDADGGIVLPPGDTLISLIERNIANVGDAVAFRYLDYAGPDEGRAVEWTWTRLGERLRAIGARLQQVADPGERVAILAPQGLDYVAGFYAAVKCGNIAVPLFAPELPGHAERLEVALHDSSPTVVLTTIAVRRQVDEFLVGMPDGLQPRVIAIDEIPDAAAAEFVPVPIDVDGVSHLQYTSGTTRAPVGIAVTHRSVGTNLLQMILSIDMLDRNTHGLSWLPLYHDMGLSMIGFPAVYGGHSTLISPTAFIRRPQRWINALSDASRRGRVVTAAPNFAYELTAQRGLPAPGADIDLSNVVMIIGSEPVSIAAITAFNEAFAPYGLPPTAIKPSYGIAEATLFVATIDPDAEASVCYLDREQLGAGQATPVAADHPRAVAQVSCGHVARSLAAVIVDTRTDAELPDGQIGEIWLRGDNVTAGYWGRPEETRRVFGARLRSRLARGSHAGPVPTDADWLRTGDLGCYLAGELYVTGRTADLITLGGYHHYPQDIEATVAHASPMVRAGFAVAFAVPGEPVDRLVIIAERATGTGRADPAPAIAAVRAEVERVHGVAVADVRFVPAGAIPRTTSGKLGRTAARAHYLGGRLGGP, via the coding sequence ATGGAGCAGTCCCAGCCCCCGACGGCCCGCCAGGGGCTGGTCCAGATCGAGGAGTGTCTCGATGCCGACGGCGGTATCGTCCTGCCGCCCGGCGACACCCTGATCTCGCTCATCGAGCGCAATATCGCCAACGTCGGGGACGCGGTGGCCTTCCGGTACCTGGACTACGCGGGGCCGGACGAGGGACGGGCGGTGGAGTGGACCTGGACGCGACTCGGCGAGCGATTGCGTGCGATCGGTGCCCGACTGCAACAGGTCGCCGACCCCGGCGAACGGGTGGCGATCCTGGCACCGCAGGGACTCGACTACGTCGCCGGGTTCTATGCCGCGGTCAAGTGCGGCAATATCGCGGTGCCGTTGTTCGCCCCGGAACTGCCCGGACATGCCGAGCGACTCGAGGTCGCGCTGCACGACTCCAGCCCGACGGTGGTGTTGACCACCATCGCGGTACGTCGACAGGTCGACGAGTTTCTGGTCGGGATGCCGGACGGCCTCCAGCCTCGGGTCATCGCGATCGACGAGATTCCCGACGCGGCCGCCGCGGAATTCGTTCCGGTCCCCATCGACGTCGACGGGGTGTCGCATCTGCAGTACACGTCGGGAACCACACGAGCTCCGGTCGGCATCGCGGTGACCCACCGGTCGGTGGGCACCAACCTGCTGCAGATGATCCTGTCGATCGACATGCTGGACCGAAACACGCACGGCCTCAGCTGGTTACCGCTCTACCACGACATGGGCCTATCGATGATCGGTTTTCCGGCGGTCTACGGCGGACACTCCACGCTGATCTCGCCGACCGCCTTCATCCGCCGGCCGCAACGCTGGATCAACGCACTGTCGGACGCCTCGCGGCGCGGCCGGGTGGTGACCGCCGCACCGAACTTCGCCTACGAACTGACCGCTCAGCGGGGACTGCCCGCCCCGGGCGCCGACATCGATCTGTCCAACGTGGTGATGATCATCGGATCCGAACCGGTGAGCATCGCCGCGATCACCGCATTCAACGAGGCGTTCGCGCCCTACGGCCTGCCGCCGACGGCCATCAAGCCGTCCTACGGGATCGCCGAGGCGACGTTGTTCGTCGCGACCATCGACCCCGACGCCGAAGCGAGCGTGTGTTACCTGGACCGGGAGCAACTCGGGGCCGGACAGGCCACCCCGGTCGCCGCCGACCATCCGCGCGCGGTGGCACAGGTGTCCTGCGGACACGTCGCCCGCAGTCTGGCAGCGGTGATCGTCGATACCCGCACCGACGCAGAACTGCCCGACGGCCAGATCGGTGAGATCTGGCTGCGCGGCGACAACGTCACCGCCGGCTACTGGGGGCGGCCCGAGGAGACCCGGCGGGTGTTCGGCGCCCGGCTGCGCTCCCGCCTGGCGCGGGGAAGCCACGCGGGGCCGGTCCCGACCGACGCCGATTGGCTGCGAACCGGAGATCTGGGCTGCTATCTGGCCGGCGAACTGTATGTGACCGGCCGGACGGCGGATCTGATCACGCTGGGCGGCTACCACCACTATCCGCAAGACATCGAGGCGACCGTGGCGCACGCCTCACCGATGGTGCGCGCCGGCTTTGCGGTGGCGTTCGCCGTGCCGGGCGAACCCGTGGACCGGTTGGTGATCATCGCTGAGCGGGCCACCGGTACCGGCCGCGCCGACCCCGCCCCGGCGATCGCTGCGGTCCGCGCCGAAGTCGAGCGGGTACACGGCGTCGCCGTCGCCGATGTCCGGTTCGTGCCCGCCGGCGCGATTCCGCGCACCACCAGTGGCAAACTCGGGCGGACCGCTGCCCGCGCGCACTACCTCGGCGGCCGGCTCGGCGGGCCTTGA